From a region of the Zingiber officinale cultivar Zhangliang chromosome 4B, Zo_v1.1, whole genome shotgun sequence genome:
- the LOC121974957 gene encoding uncharacterized protein At4g06744-like encodes MAYGRVVLLLLPFALLFASSLCGSPTIAPERKGIEISIGVGIGIGVGNDSEAPPPSSSPHPSEFLNVKQYQAYLVIQQFKSIITSDPGGVTQSWVGPRPCDYQGFYCGAPEDSPDEPTIAAVDFNGYSLSAPTVVGFLDQLPDLAFFHSNSNNFSGPIPDLSGLRYLRELDVSNSAHTGDFPAAVLSLSNLIFLDIRFNLFAGAVPASVFILDLDVLFLNNNNLNEPLPAEIGSSPVAYLTLANNGFTGPIPQSISKASKTLIEVLLLNNNLSGCLPQEIGLLSVATVFDAGSNCITGPIPWSFGCLLKVEQLNLAENLLYGEVPDLVCRLATDGNLANLSLSGNYFTGLGHSCWGLIEAGVLDVRQNCILGLPEQRPPTDCARFMLRRKYCPFRYEVPCCLSTCAVKPVAPPRYVTYEALHQSPRN; translated from the exons ATGGCTTACGGGAGAGTCGTCCTCCTGCTGCTTCCGTTCGCGTTGCTCTTCGCCTCCTCACTCTGTGGCTCTCCGACCATTGCGCCTGAGAGAAAGGGCATCGAGATCAGCATCGGCGTCGGAATTGGAATTGGCGTCGGCAATGACAGCGAAGCCCCACCGCCCTCGTCGTCGCCTCATCCCAGCGAATTCCTCAATGTCAAGCAGTACCAAGCGTACCTTGTGATCCAGCAGTTCAAGAGCATCATCACCAGCGACCCCGGCGGCGTGACCCAGTCCTGGGTCGGCCCCCGGCCTTGCGACTACCAGGGGTTTTACTGCGGTGCGCCGGAGGACTCCCCCGACGAGCCGACCATCGCTGCCGTCGACTTCAACGGTTACAGCCTCAGCGCCCCCACCGTGGTTGGCTTCTTGGACCAACTCCCCGACCTCGCCTTCTTCCACTCCAACTCCAACAACTTCTCCGGCCCCATCCCCGACCTATCCGGGCTACGGTACCTCCGTGAGCTCGACGTCAGCAACAGCGCCCACACCGGCGACTTCCCCGCGGCCGTCCTCTCTCTCTCCAATCTCATCTTCCTCGACATCCGCTTCAACCTCTTCGCCGGCGCTGTCCCGGCCTCCGTCTTCATCCTCGACCTCGACGTGCTGTTCCTCAACAACAACAATCTCAACGAGCCACTGCCGGCCGAAATCGGAAGCTCACCAGTCGCATACCTTACCCTGGCCAACAACGGCTTCACTGGCCCAATTCCACAGTCGATATCCAAAGCTTCGAAAACCCTAATTGAG GTGCTCCTCCTCAACAACAATCTCTCCGGCTGCTTGCCTCAGGAAATTGGATTGCTGAGTGTCGCGACGGTCTTCGACGCTGGATCCAACTGTATCACGGGGCCGATTCCCTGGTCCTTTGGCTGCCTCCTCAAGGTGGAGCAGCTCAACCTGGCGGAGAATCTGCTCTACGGCGAGGTGCCAGATCTGGTGTGCCGGCTAGCGACGGACGGCAACTTGGCCAATCTATCTCTCTCGGGAAACTACTTCACCGGGCTCGGACATTCCTGCTGGGGCTTGATCGAGGCGGGAGTGCTGGATGTGCGGCAGAATTGCATACTAGGTCTGCCGGAGCAGAGGCCGCCGACGGACTGCGCGCGCTTCATGTTGCGGCGAAAGTACTGCCCCTTCCGGTACGAGGTGCCGTGTTGCCTGTCGACGTGCGCGGTGAAGCCGGTGGCGCCACCGCGGTACGTGACGTACGAGGCGCTTCATCAGTCGCCCCGAAATTAG